A single Rubrivivax gelatinosus IL144 DNA region contains:
- a CDS encoding hemerythrin domain-containing protein, with protein MHTVSALPGNTYAAAAAPAPRFDIYVFIHKALREFMHHTVAAVGAMDVDDAGERADVCDQVELLLATLRGHVQHENDFIHTAIEARRAGGAAETAGDHVEHLEAIANLEDETHALRCAAPAQRTMLALRLYRHLAAFVGENLLHMQVEETRNNASLWALYRDDELVELHGRLMATIPPQEMAMTVRWLAVALSVPELAILFADLRAKAPPPAVEALLGVVREQVSAPRWARLAQAIGRQP; from the coding sequence ATGCACACCGTCTCCGCCCTGCCGGGCAACACCTACGCCGCCGCCGCCGCGCCGGCACCGCGCTTCGACATCTACGTCTTCATCCACAAGGCGCTGCGCGAGTTCATGCACCACACCGTCGCCGCCGTCGGCGCGATGGACGTCGACGACGCCGGCGAACGTGCCGACGTCTGCGACCAGGTCGAACTGCTGCTGGCCACGCTGCGCGGCCACGTGCAACACGAGAACGATTTCATCCACACCGCGATCGAGGCGCGCCGCGCCGGCGGCGCCGCCGAGACCGCCGGCGACCACGTCGAGCACCTGGAGGCCATCGCCAACCTCGAGGACGAGACGCACGCGCTGCGTTGCGCCGCGCCGGCGCAGCGCACGATGCTGGCGCTGCGGCTGTACCGGCACCTGGCCGCCTTCGTCGGCGAGAACCTGCTGCACATGCAGGTCGAGGAGACGCGCAACAACGCCTCGCTGTGGGCGCTGTACCGCGACGACGAGCTGGTCGAGCTGCACGGCCGGCTGATGGCGACGATCCCGCCGCAGGAGATGGCGATGACGGTGCGCTGGCTGGCGGTGGCGCTCAGCGTGCCCGAGCTGGCGATTCTCTTCGCGGACCTGCGCGCCAAGGCGCCGCCGCCCGCGGTCGAGGCCCTGCTGGGCGTGGTGCGCGAGCAGGTGTCGGCACCGCGCTGGGCGCGGCTGGCGCAGGCGATCGGGCGCCAGCCCTGA
- a CDS encoding LuxR C-terminal-related transcriptional regulator — protein MSFARTKIQPPRPRAGTAGTWIDRPALDARLLDALLGQRLVLVCAAAGYGKTTALARQLARLPAGTAVAWVSADADDDLHRLLECWVAALEPYDLPWRTAPEALLARVDDPRGRARLAAELLDALESCEVEHGVIVFDDLHRVADAAFFELLDGVLERLGPRWTVAVATREDPPLSLARWRAAGELAEFRRHELQFAAEEAEALAGALEAEGPGATALVARTRGWPAGLRLALAHGARTAAAGERAIRDFLAEEVVAPLAEDLRAFLLRSAVLPELTAARAAAVTGDARAAAQIERIERLGLFVSSLEAAEPTLRLHDLFRETLLERLRLEHPDEWPALWRRAAAGESDPARQLPMLLHAGDVDGAAAALLAQAPTLLTEGALATVAHLLALFPESFSAASPALHEVRGLLAWARWDFPAMLQAMRAAERGWTERGEADRARAAVAHQSLALNALGRHVESAARLGPLRREAMSRDTRVVVLVACTWHALDLGSLHRLGPLLDELVALLESCDDASLWYRAHPLPRLNGLPGTEAALQRYVRGALRVAADRPLPLRALARVQAGWHHAWQRGDLDAAESELAAVLEDCRWLGEPANVAGSAQLLAAFVHALRGERGPALAAAERMVDEHPTARGPASLWVQRLHAARVAARFDDRERLARHLDWLQGHPSADGFAAAAQASQIEALAGHAERLLGRRDAAVACWSRALECEEAVDRLGHAVEVRLYRAAALLAQGRRESAAAEVTTAVRRVAGGAGVGAALFARPAIEALAAADWAGTLSDEALSVLGGWLGRAFAAPAAAPAALPGGLSGREWEVLERIAAGDSNKLIARALDLSPHTVKRHVANILDKLGAASRGQAAAWYAVQRG, from the coding sequence ATGAGTTTCGCCCGCACCAAGATCCAGCCGCCGCGGCCGCGCGCCGGTACCGCCGGCACCTGGATCGATCGCCCGGCGCTCGACGCCCGTCTTCTGGACGCCTTGCTCGGCCAGCGGCTGGTGCTCGTCTGCGCGGCGGCCGGCTACGGCAAGACGACGGCGCTGGCGCGCCAGCTCGCGCGGCTGCCGGCGGGCACCGCCGTCGCCTGGGTCTCGGCCGATGCCGACGACGACCTGCACCGCCTGCTCGAATGCTGGGTCGCCGCGCTCGAACCCTATGACCTGCCCTGGCGCACCGCGCCCGAGGCGCTGCTGGCGCGTGTCGACGACCCGCGCGGCCGCGCCCGGCTGGCCGCCGAGCTGCTCGACGCGCTCGAATCCTGCGAAGTCGAGCACGGCGTCATCGTCTTCGACGACCTGCACCGCGTCGCCGACGCCGCGTTCTTCGAACTGCTCGACGGCGTGCTCGAACGCCTGGGCCCGCGCTGGACGGTGGCCGTCGCGACGCGTGAAGACCCGCCGCTGTCGCTGGCCCGCTGGCGCGCCGCCGGCGAGCTGGCCGAGTTCCGCCGCCACGAGCTGCAGTTCGCCGCCGAGGAGGCCGAGGCCCTGGCCGGCGCGCTGGAAGCCGAGGGCCCGGGCGCGACCGCGCTGGTGGCGCGCACGCGCGGCTGGCCGGCCGGGCTGCGCCTGGCGCTGGCCCACGGGGCGCGCACGGCCGCGGCCGGCGAGCGCGCGATCCGCGACTTCCTCGCCGAGGAGGTGGTCGCGCCGCTCGCCGAGGACCTGCGCGCCTTCCTGCTGCGCAGCGCCGTGCTGCCCGAGCTGACCGCCGCCCGCGCCGCGGCCGTGACCGGTGACGCCCGCGCCGCGGCGCAGATCGAGCGCATCGAGCGCCTGGGCCTGTTCGTCAGCAGCCTGGAGGCCGCCGAGCCGACGCTGCGGCTGCACGACCTGTTCCGCGAGACCCTGCTCGAACGCCTGCGCCTCGAACACCCCGACGAATGGCCGGCGCTGTGGCGGCGCGCGGCCGCCGGCGAAAGCGACCCTGCGCGCCAGCTGCCGATGCTGCTGCACGCCGGCGACGTCGACGGCGCCGCTGCGGCCCTGCTCGCCCAGGCGCCGACGCTGCTGACCGAAGGCGCGCTGGCCACCGTCGCCCACCTGCTGGCGCTGTTCCCGGAGAGCTTCTCCGCCGCCTCGCCGGCGCTGCACGAGGTGCGTGGCCTGCTCGCCTGGGCGCGCTGGGACTTCCCGGCGATGCTGCAGGCCATGCGCGCCGCCGAACGCGGCTGGACCGAACGCGGCGAGGCCGACCGCGCGCGCGCCGCGGTCGCGCACCAGTCGCTGGCGCTGAACGCGCTCGGCCGCCACGTCGAGAGCGCGGCGCGGCTGGGGCCGCTGCGGCGCGAAGCGATGTCGCGCGACACACGCGTCGTGGTGCTCGTCGCCTGCACCTGGCACGCGCTGGACCTGGGTTCGCTGCACCGGCTGGGGCCGCTGCTCGACGAGCTGGTCGCGCTGCTGGAGAGCTGCGACGACGCCTCGCTCTGGTACCGCGCCCACCCGCTGCCGCGGCTCAACGGCCTGCCCGGCACCGAGGCCGCGCTGCAGCGCTACGTGCGCGGCGCGCTGCGCGTCGCCGCCGACCGGCCGCTGCCGCTGCGCGCGCTGGCGCGTGTGCAGGCCGGCTGGCACCACGCCTGGCAGCGCGGCGACCTCGACGCCGCCGAGAGCGAACTCGCCGCGGTGCTGGAAGACTGCCGCTGGCTCGGCGAGCCGGCCAACGTCGCCGGCAGCGCGCAGCTGCTGGCGGCTTTCGTGCACGCTCTGCGCGGCGAACGCGGGCCGGCGCTGGCCGCTGCCGAGCGCATGGTCGACGAACACCCCACGGCGCGCGGCCCGGCCTCGCTGTGGGTGCAGCGGCTGCACGCGGCGCGGGTCGCCGCACGCTTCGACGACCGCGAACGCCTCGCGCGCCACCTCGACTGGCTGCAGGGCCATCCGTCGGCCGACGGCTTCGCCGCCGCCGCCCAGGCGAGCCAGATCGAGGCCCTGGCCGGCCACGCCGAGCGGCTGCTGGGCCGGCGCGACGCGGCTGTCGCCTGCTGGAGCCGCGCGCTCGAATGCGAAGAGGCCGTCGACCGCCTGGGCCACGCCGTCGAGGTGCGGCTGTACCGCGCCGCGGCGCTGCTGGCCCAGGGCCGGCGCGAATCGGCCGCCGCCGAGGTCACGACCGCGGTGCGCCGCGTGGCCGGTGGTGCAGGCGTCGGCGCGGCGCTCTTCGCCCGCCCGGCGATCGAGGCCCTCGCCGCGGCCGACTGGGCCGGCACCCTGTCCGACGAAGCCCTCAGCGTGCTCGGCGGCTGGCTGGGCCGCGCCTTCGCAGCGCCGGCCGCCGCACCGGCCGCGCTGCCCGGCGGCCTCAGCGGCCGCGAATGGGAGGTGCTGGAACGCATCGCCGCCGGCGACAGCAACAAGCTGATCGCCCGCGCGCTGGACCTGAGCCCGCACACCGTCAAGCGCCACGTCGCCAACATCCTCGACAAGCTGGGCGCCGCCTCGCGCGGCCAGGCGGCGGCCTGGTACGCCGTGCAGCGCGGCTGA
- a CDS encoding histone deacetylase family protein, with amino-acid sequence MTTAFYSHAECRLHDMGPGHPECPQRLDAISDHLLATGLDVALDFRDAPQATLEQIERAHSAGYVLQLQDALVQIQESGQARALDPDTFACPDTWRAALRAAGACVAATDDVLDGRARNAFCAVRPPGHHATRDETMGFCFFNNVAIAARHALDVRGLKRVAIIDFDVHHGNGTEDIVAGDERILMCSFFQHPLYPYSGAVPKGENMVNVPIPPYTRGGELRETLMAMWMPRLEEFSPQMVFISAGFDAHREDDMGQLGLVEADFEWITRQVVEVADRCAQGRVVSVLEGGYNLSALARSVAAHIRVLADV; translated from the coding sequence ATGACGACCGCGTTCTACAGCCATGCGGAGTGCCGATTGCACGACATGGGGCCGGGGCACCCCGAGTGTCCGCAGCGGCTGGACGCGATCTCCGACCATCTGCTGGCCACCGGGCTGGACGTGGCGCTCGATTTCCGCGACGCGCCGCAAGCCACGCTGGAGCAGATCGAACGGGCGCACAGCGCCGGCTACGTCCTCCAGCTGCAGGACGCGCTTGTGCAGATCCAGGAAAGCGGCCAGGCGCGCGCGCTGGACCCCGACACCTTCGCCTGCCCCGACACCTGGCGCGCCGCGCTGCGCGCCGCCGGGGCCTGCGTCGCCGCCACCGACGACGTGCTCGACGGCCGTGCGCGCAACGCCTTCTGCGCCGTGCGCCCGCCGGGCCACCACGCGACGCGCGACGAGACGATGGGTTTCTGCTTCTTCAACAACGTCGCCATCGCGGCGCGCCACGCGCTCGACGTGCGTGGCTTGAAGCGCGTGGCGATCATCGACTTCGACGTGCACCACGGCAACGGCACCGAGGACATCGTCGCCGGCGACGAGCGCATCCTGATGTGCAGCTTCTTCCAGCACCCGCTGTACCCGTACAGCGGTGCGGTGCCCAAGGGCGAGAACATGGTCAACGTGCCGATCCCGCCGTACACGCGCGGCGGCGAGCTGCGCGAGACGCTGATGGCGATGTGGATGCCGCGGCTGGAGGAGTTCTCGCCGCAGATGGTCTTCATTTCCGCGGGCTTCGACGCCCACCGCGAGGACGACATGGGCCAGCTCGGCCTGGTCGAGGCCGATTTCGAGTGGATCACGCGCCAGGTCGTCGAGGTCGCCGACCGCTGCGCGCAGGGCCGCGTCGTCTCGGTGCTCGAAGGCGGCTACAACCTGAGCGCGCTGGCGCGCAGCGTGGCCGCTCACATCCGGGTGCTGGCCGACGTCTGA
- a CDS encoding AAA family ATPase, which translates to MDSILARQISRLVDQISTIIVGKRPQIEDSVACLLAGGHLLIEDVPGVGKTTLAHALAVSLGLSFSRAQFTADLMPGDLVGVSVFDRQRDAFVFHPGPVFAQVLLADEINRAGPKTQSALLEAMEEHQVSIDGETHALPQPFFVIATQNPSDQLGTYPLPESQLDRFLLRITLGYPDRASERALLSGEDRRELATRLAPVMGPAELLAAQQAVQRIKASEPLLDYLQALIAATRSGRWFVQGLSPRAGIAVLRVARARALMAGRDWVAPEDLQALLPQAIAHRVQPVPGAGRGAVEQVRALVEATPVP; encoded by the coding sequence ATGGATTCGATCCTTGCGCGCCAGATCTCCAGGCTGGTCGACCAGATTAGCACGATCATCGTCGGCAAACGCCCGCAGATCGAAGACAGCGTGGCCTGCCTGCTGGCCGGCGGCCATCTGCTGATCGAGGACGTGCCCGGCGTCGGCAAGACCACGCTGGCGCATGCGCTGGCGGTGTCGCTGGGGCTCTCCTTCTCGCGCGCGCAGTTCACCGCCGACCTGATGCCCGGCGACCTGGTCGGCGTCAGCGTCTTCGACCGCCAGCGCGACGCCTTCGTCTTCCACCCCGGCCCGGTGTTCGCGCAGGTGCTGCTGGCCGACGAGATCAACCGCGCCGGGCCCAAGACCCAGAGCGCGCTGCTCGAGGCGATGGAAGAGCACCAGGTCTCGATCGACGGCGAGACGCATGCGCTGCCGCAGCCCTTCTTCGTCATCGCGACGCAGAACCCCAGCGACCAGCTCGGCACCTACCCGCTGCCCGAGAGCCAGCTCGACCGTTTCCTGCTGCGCATCACGCTGGGCTACCCCGACCGCGCCAGCGAACGTGCGCTGCTCTCAGGCGAGGACCGGCGCGAACTGGCGACGCGGCTGGCGCCGGTGATGGGCCCGGCCGAACTGCTCGCCGCGCAGCAGGCGGTGCAGCGCATCAAGGCCAGCGAGCCGCTGCTCGACTACCTGCAGGCGCTGATCGCGGCCACGCGTTCCGGGCGCTGGTTCGTGCAGGGCCTGTCGCCGCGCGCCGGCATCGCGGTACTGCGCGTGGCGCGCGCGCGGGCGCTGATGGCCGGGCGCGACTGGGTCGCGCCGGAAGACCTGCAGGCGCTGCTGCCGCAGGCCATCGCCCACCGCGTGCAGCCGGTGCCGGGCGCCGGGCGCGGCGCCGTCGAGCAGGTGCGCGCGCTGGTCGAGGCGACTCCGGTTCCGTGA
- a CDS encoding CsgG/HfaB family protein, translating into MSSRIQWAALAAAFMLAGCATESSRTVEVAKVSTAAAPYVGVRLPVSIGKFDNRSNFMRGVFTDNVDRLGSQAKTTLISHLQQSQRFNVLDRENLNETRQEAQFKSQSQTIRGADYVLTGDITEFGRKEVGDQQLFGLLGKGKSQVAYAKVTINVVDSATSEVVYSAQGAGEYQLSTREVVGFGGTSSYDATLNGKVLDLAIREAVERLVSGVDAGQWGRTGARR; encoded by the coding sequence ATGTCATCACGTATTCAATGGGCGGCGCTGGCCGCCGCGTTCATGCTGGCCGGCTGTGCGACCGAGTCTTCGCGCACGGTCGAGGTCGCGAAGGTGTCCACCGCCGCCGCGCCGTACGTCGGCGTGCGCCTGCCGGTGTCGATCGGCAAGTTCGACAACCGCTCCAACTTCATGCGCGGTGTCTTCACCGACAACGTCGATCGCTTGGGCAGCCAGGCCAAGACGACGCTGATCTCGCACCTGCAGCAGTCGCAGCGCTTCAACGTGCTCGATCGCGAGAACCTGAACGAAACGCGCCAGGAGGCGCAGTTCAAGTCGCAATCGCAGACGATCCGCGGTGCCGACTACGTGCTGACCGGCGACATCACCGAGTTCGGCCGCAAGGAAGTGGGCGACCAGCAGCTCTTCGGCCTGCTCGGCAAGGGCAAGTCGCAGGTCGCCTACGCGAAGGTGACGATCAACGTCGTCGACAGCGCGACTTCGGAGGTCGTGTATTCGGCCCAGGGCGCCGGCGAGTACCAGCTCTCGACGCGCGAGGTCGTCGGTTTCGGCGGCACCTCGAGCTATGACGCCACGCTCAACGGCAAGGTGCTGGACCTGGCCATCCGCGAAGCGGTGGAACGCCTGGTCAGCGGCGTCGACGCCGGTCAGTGGGGCCGCACGGGAGCCCGCCGATGA
- a CDS encoding DUF4810 domain-containing protein, with protein sequence MKCRLLAAAGVALAATLAGCATAPPQLYHWGDYQRQVYQSLNADDTGPQEQLQQLEQQAEKARAKGAALPPGFRAHVGLLMLRLGRDADAAAQFEAEKQAFPESTAYMNFLLRRMQPAKAAQAAPAEVTR encoded by the coding sequence ATGAAGTGTCGTCTCCTTGCCGCGGCTGGCGTCGCGCTGGCCGCCACGCTGGCCGGCTGCGCCACGGCGCCGCCGCAGCTCTATCACTGGGGCGATTACCAGCGTCAGGTGTACCAGTCGCTGAATGCCGACGACACCGGGCCGCAGGAACAGCTGCAGCAGCTGGAACAGCAGGCCGAGAAGGCCCGCGCAAAGGGGGCGGCGCTGCCCCCGGGCTTCCGGGCCCACGTCGGTCTGCTGATGCTGCGCCTGGGGCGCGACGCGGATGCCGCCGCGCAGTTCGAAGCCGAGAAGCAGGCCTTCCCCGAGTCGACCGCCTACATGAACTTCCTGTTGCGCCGCATGCAGCCTGCCAAGGCTGCACAAGCCGCTCCTGCCGAGGTGACCCGATGA
- a CDS encoding DUF58 domain-containing protein translates to MIAAPRAAFERWLERRLPAADSWALTQRSVYILPTRAGLAFAATLLAMLLASVNYQLNLGYVLTFLLAGAGVVSMHQTHGTLRGLVLHLKPPRPGHAGEAATVEIVLTNPGRRTRHGIALRWRQRVGSGGFAWCDVAAGAQSTVQLAFVPPQRGWHALPTVVAETVFPLGLFRAWTVWRPASRVLAWPRPETPTPPLPAAAAKPGEPRAAATEQAGDEFDGVRHYRRGDSLRHIVWKKVAQTGELISRDARGEGRRELWLDWADTGGDVERRLARLAAWVLACERADRPWGLRLPGHELAPGRGDERRRAALDLLATWPG, encoded by the coding sequence GTGATCGCCGCCCCGCGTGCCGCCTTCGAGCGCTGGCTCGAGCGCCGGCTGCCGGCCGCCGACAGCTGGGCGCTGACCCAGCGCAGCGTCTACATCCTGCCGACACGCGCCGGCCTGGCCTTCGCCGCGACGCTGCTGGCGATGCTGCTGGCCTCGGTCAACTACCAGCTCAACCTGGGCTACGTGCTGACCTTCCTGCTCGCCGGCGCGGGCGTCGTCTCGATGCACCAGACGCACGGCACGCTGCGCGGCCTGGTGCTGCACCTGAAGCCGCCGCGCCCCGGCCACGCCGGCGAGGCCGCGACGGTGGAGATCGTGCTCACCAACCCCGGCCGGCGCACGCGCCACGGCATCGCGCTGCGCTGGCGCCAGCGCGTCGGCAGCGGCGGCTTCGCCTGGTGCGACGTCGCCGCCGGCGCCCAGAGCACGGTGCAGCTGGCCTTCGTGCCGCCGCAGCGCGGCTGGCATGCGCTGCCGACGGTCGTCGCCGAGACCGTGTTCCCGCTCGGCCTGTTCCGCGCCTGGACGGTCTGGCGGCCGGCCTCGCGCGTGCTCGCCTGGCCGCGGCCGGAGACGCCGACGCCGCCGCTGCCGGCCGCGGCCGCGAAGCCCGGCGAGCCCCGCGCGGCGGCCACCGAGCAGGCCGGCGACGAGTTCGACGGCGTGCGCCACTACCGCCGCGGCGACAGCCTGCGCCACATCGTCTGGAAGAAGGTCGCGCAGACCGGCGAGCTGATCAGCCGCGACGCCCGCGGCGAGGGCCGGCGCGAACTCTGGCTGGACTGGGCCGACACCGGCGGCGACGTCGAACGCCGGCTCGCGCGCCTGGCCGCCTGGGTGCTGGCCTGCGAACGTGCCGACCGGCCCTGGGGCCTGCGCCTGCCGGGCCATGAACTGGCGCCGGGCCGCGGCGACGAACGCCGCCGCGCCGCGCTGGATCTGCTGGCGACCTGGCCCGGATGA
- a CDS encoding DUF799 domain-containing protein, with translation MTMSLLPAARPLRLALAALAAAALGGCATTAPYDYSAFKESRPASMLILPPLNNTNEVKATNGVLAQATQPLAEAGYYVLPVGLVDETFKQNGLTQAADIQQVSTEKLREIFGADAAVYLKVTQYGTTYKVLSSDTTVAVEGRIVDLRSGRVLWEGKAQASSAEQNSSNQAGLIGVLVEAVVKQIVHTVSDSSFQYAGTADARLLTPHKPNGLLYGPRSPNYGKD, from the coding sequence ATGACGATGTCCCTGTTGCCTGCCGCACGTCCGCTGCGGCTGGCCCTCGCGGCTTTGGCTGCCGCGGCCCTCGGCGGTTGCGCCACGACGGCGCCGTACGACTACAGCGCGTTCAAGGAAAGCCGGCCGGCGTCGATGCTGATCCTGCCGCCGCTGAACAACACCAACGAGGTCAAGGCCACCAACGGCGTGCTCGCCCAGGCCACCCAGCCTCTGGCCGAGGCCGGCTATTACGTGCTGCCGGTCGGCCTGGTCGACGAGACCTTCAAGCAGAACGGCCTGACCCAGGCGGCCGACATCCAGCAGGTGTCGACCGAGAAGCTGCGCGAGATCTTCGGCGCCGACGCCGCGGTCTACCTGAAGGTGACGCAGTACGGCACGACCTACAAGGTGCTCAGCAGCGACACGACGGTCGCAGTCGAAGGCCGCATCGTCGACCTGCGCAGCGGCCGCGTGCTGTGGGAAGGCAAGGCCCAGGCCTCGTCGGCCGAGCAGAACAGCAGCAACCAGGCCGGCTTGATCGGCGTGCTGGTCGAGGCGGTGGTCAAGCAGATCGTGCACACGGTGTCGGACTCCAGCTTCCAGTACGCCGGCACGGCCGACGCGCGCCTGCTCACGCCGCACAAGCCCAACGGCCTGCTCTACGGCCCCCGCTCCCCCAACTACGGCAAGGACTGA
- a CDS encoding mechanosensitive ion channel family protein, translating into MVRATTVERLGQILDSLRAPGALIELGIVALCLALAWALVRQIAARIEHKGSIWLGNRGVDGVLFPLLALCFAVAGEWILGDAVPRAVFQLAVPVLLSLLLIRLTVRVLQQAFPQSGVMRVVERSVSWVAWIGAVLWITGVLPLLMAELYQIQWKVGSVRLSVGSVIEAVFNTSIVLVLTLWISQVLEQRLLKGAGDNLSVRKMASNLLRSVLLFVGLMMALSAAGIDLTALSVLGGAIGVGLGFGLQKLAANYVSGFVILAERSVRIGDMVTVDGFAGRITDINTRYTVIRALDGRESIVPNEMMIVQRVENSSLADARVALSTVVQVGYDTDVEALMPKLAAVVAAVPRVLQQPAPGVTLSAFAADGLELTIGFWIEDPHNGTGNVRSAVNLAVLRTLNAEGVEIPFPQRVVRQLGGTAAAD; encoded by the coding sequence ATGGTGCGCGCTACGACGGTCGAGCGCCTCGGCCAGATCCTCGATTCGCTGCGGGCGCCGGGCGCGCTCATCGAGCTGGGCATCGTCGCGCTGTGCCTGGCGCTGGCCTGGGCGCTGGTGCGGCAGATCGCCGCGCGCATCGAGCACAAGGGCTCGATCTGGCTCGGCAACCGCGGCGTCGACGGCGTGCTGTTCCCGCTGCTGGCGCTGTGTTTCGCCGTCGCCGGCGAGTGGATCCTCGGCGACGCGGTGCCGCGCGCGGTGTTCCAGCTCGCGGTGCCGGTGCTGCTGTCGCTGCTGCTGATCCGGCTGACGGTGCGCGTGCTGCAGCAGGCCTTCCCGCAGTCGGGCGTGATGCGTGTCGTCGAGCGCAGCGTCTCCTGGGTCGCCTGGATCGGCGCGGTGCTGTGGATCACCGGCGTGCTGCCGCTGCTGATGGCCGAGCTCTACCAGATCCAGTGGAAGGTCGGCAGCGTGCGGCTGTCGGTGGGCAGCGTCATCGAGGCGGTGTTCAACACCTCGATCGTGCTGGTGCTGACGCTGTGGATCTCGCAGGTGCTCGAGCAGCGCCTGCTCAAGGGCGCGGGCGACAACCTGTCGGTGCGCAAGATGGCGTCGAACCTGCTGCGCTCGGTGCTGCTGTTCGTCGGCCTGATGATGGCGCTGTCGGCGGCCGGCATCGACCTCACGGCGCTCAGCGTGCTCGGCGGCGCGATCGGCGTCGGCCTGGGTTTCGGCCTGCAGAAGCTGGCGGCCAACTACGTCAGCGGCTTCGTCATCCTGGCCGAGCGCAGCGTGCGCATCGGCGACATGGTCACCGTCGACGGTTTCGCCGGCCGCATCACCGACATCAACACGCGCTACACGGTGATCCGCGCGCTCGACGGCCGCGAGTCCATCGTGCCCAACGAGATGATGATCGTGCAGCGCGTCGAGAACTCCTCGCTGGCCGACGCGCGCGTGGCGCTGAGCACCGTCGTGCAGGTCGGCTACGACACCGACGTCGAGGCGCTGATGCCCAAGCTGGCTGCGGTGGTGGCCGCGGTGCCGCGCGTGCTGCAGCAGCCGGCACCGGGCGTCACGCTGTCGGCCTTCGCCGCCGACGGCCTGGAGCTGACGATCGGCTTCTGGATCGAGGACCCGCACAACGGCACCGGCAACGTGCGCTCGGCGGTCAACCTGGCCGTGCTGCGCACGCTGAACGCCGAAGGCGTGGAGATCCCGTTCCCGCAGCGGGTCGTGCGCCAGCTCGGCGGCACCGCCGCGGCCGACTGA
- the pdxH gene encoding pyridoxamine 5'-phosphate oxidase, whose protein sequence is MDLAALRKSYERDALDETASDADPLRQFERWMTQAIDAQVPEPNAMTVATVGADGRPSTRVVLIKGFDARGIVWYTNYDSRKGRELAVNPYAALQFHWIELERVVRIEGRVEKTEPELSDAYFASRPLDSRIGAWASPQSQVIPSRATLVANAAKYAASFALSPPRPPHWGGYRLVPDTWEFWQGRKSRLHDRLRYRLDGGAWVRERLAP, encoded by the coding sequence ATGGATCTGGCTGCCCTCCGCAAGAGTTACGAGCGCGACGCGCTCGACGAAACCGCTTCCGACGCCGACCCGCTGCGTCAGTTCGAACGCTGGATGACGCAGGCGATCGACGCCCAGGTGCCCGAGCCGAACGCGATGACCGTGGCCACCGTCGGCGCCGACGGCCGGCCGTCGACGCGCGTCGTGCTGATCAAGGGCTTCGACGCGCGCGGCATCGTCTGGTACACGAACTACGACAGCCGCAAAGGCCGCGAACTCGCCGTCAACCCCTACGCCGCGCTGCAGTTCCACTGGATCGAGCTGGAGCGGGTCGTGCGCATCGAAGGCCGGGTCGAGAAGACCGAACCGGAGCTGTCGGACGCCTATTTCGCGTCGCGGCCGCTGGACTCGCGCATCGGCGCCTGGGCCTCGCCGCAGAGCCAGGTGATCCCGTCGCGGGCGACGCTGGTCGCCAACGCCGCCAAGTACGCCGCGAGCTTCGCGCTGTCGCCGCCGCGGCCGCCGCACTGGGGCGGCTACCGCCTCGTCCCGGACACCTGGGAGTTCTGGCAAGGCCGCAAGAGCCGGCTGCACGACCGGCTGCGCTACCGCCTGGACGGCGGCGCGTGGGTGCGGGAGCGGCTGGCGCCGTAA